GTCTCTGGGCTCTGATGGTGGTTTGAACCCTGTCCCGGTGCCTCTGTTTCTTGGGCCTCGTGGGTTTTTGGGTCCTGTTTTGGTGTCTCAGTCTCTTCAGCCTTATGGGtatttctgttctgctctgaGGTTGCAGTGTCCAGTATCTCATCTCTCTCTGGATCCCCTTCTGATGCTTCAGTCCCGTCATCCTGATAGTTGTCCTGGTCCAGCTTTGATGTCTCACCCTCCTGGGTTTGATGGTTGTCCTGGTCCAGCTTTGATGTCTCACCCTCATGGGTTTGATGGTTGTCCTGGTCCAGCTTTGATGTCTCACCCTCCTGGGTTTGACTGTTGTCCTGGTTCTGCTCTGGTGTCTCACCCTCCCGGGTTTGATGGTTGTCCTGGTCCTGCTCTGGTGTCTCACCCTCCCGGGTTTGATGGTTGTCCTGGTCCTGTGTCTCAGTGTCCTGGACCTGATTGTTCGCACCCTGCTCAGGGACCTGCTGGTTGCTTGAGACCCTCCCTGCTGCACGTGGCCCCGGCAGCTGCTCCCCACCTGCCTTCTCTCGCGTTCTTGGCTCTTGACCATCTTCTGgtgcctggtgctgctggagtGGCTTGTAACAAGCCTTGGCCATGCGGAAAACCAGGCTGAGCAACTCGCTGAAGTCAACCCTACAGTTGCTGTCATCGTCCAGGAAGCACAGCACCTTCTTGATGGTTTTGGGGTCTTGGGGGTTCTGTAAAGAGACAAAATGGTGTTGGCAAAGCCCGTGAACCATTTGTGCCATCTCTCTAGGAGCACCCAAGCAGTCTCAGGGCAGAAAGGCACACCCATGGCAAGCGCCAGCTGTGGGGCTGGACCCTCACCTCTATCGCATCGGCAAACTCCTGCTCAATGAGCTGCCTCAGCTCCTCCCTGCTCAGGGGGCTGCAGTTGCCGTCACTTCTGGCGCACACGTAGAAAGCAGCAACGATGCCATTGATGTTTTCCTGGAACTGGGCCATCTCCCTGCAAACCTGAGGCCGTCTGTGagaaaaacacagacaaaaaggggcttttgtttctttgtttgtttgcttgatttttcgGATAAGTTACTCCCCAACAATACAACTGGATAtgcagagagaggaagaaaagccagagAAGGGCACAGATAAAATGAAACTGTatgaggggagggaaagagagagcaagaagcatttctttttttcagaaaaacaaatctgaaaaatgaaactcAGCTGCAGAGATGGCTGGGGAGATGAGATACAGTGAGAGCTGAAAGGCTGGGGACACACAgtaagagaggagagaaaaaaaaaataaatcccgttttgttttctctggagcagagcagagctgtgaaTCGAGGTCATCTCTAATGAACCATCGAATAGCGTAATTCCAggtcattattcttttttttttttttttttttttttccttcaggagaactcagcagcagcagctccagggacATCGTCACAGCCAGAAGCTCCCGCTTTCCTGCAGGTAGCAAAGTCAGACAGCGTGAAAAAGCAGTCCAGGCTTACCTGGGTGAGGAGTAGGAGCGCTGAGCTTCAGGAGCACAGTCTGGAGCCGGGCAGCTCTCAGCCATCTTATATACAGTTCAGGACCACAGCCTGCATCTTCCAGAGGAGACACCCCTTCATCAGGGCCACCCGAAACATCTCTCACCCAATTACGTTGTCATGCCCCTGTCTTCATTTGTCTCTTTCTCATTAACTTCTGCTCGGATGCTTTTCTGTGGACTTAATGCATGATCCTTCCTAAGCTTGCCCCACCTGCAGACACATTTCAGaggaatttaacagaaaaaaagctatttttaccACTGAAGGATTTAGTTTAAGGTGATGCCTGACAACGCCCGTGATTCTTGTGTTTGGCAAACGTGTTTTGTGAGAAGGCAATCCCCAGTGACTGACATGCCGGGGAGGAGACGGCCCGGGAGCACTTGCACGGTGAATAacgagaaaagaaaacaaaggaagaaaaatgagggtATTGTAATGCCAAGATTAACGTGATTCCTTCCAGAAACTCCTTCTTCTGCATCCCGACGGGGATGTAGACATGGAGCAAAGAAATCTTTTCAAACAGTGCCACCAAGTGGCACTGGGACCAGGACAGAGGGTGACACGGTGTGTCCCAGAGCCAGCGAGCACCTGGGGGCTGTGGGCACGGTGAGCTGCAGTCACCCATTTAtcagaaggggaaactgaggcacgtgGAAGAGAAGGGACTCAAACTCCTTGTGCTGTGTCCAGCACCAGTCCCCACTGCAACCCTGTGTCCTGTGGGTGAGGCCACCATACTGGGGCCCAGTGGGTTAACTGGCAGCCTCACAGACCTATGTACAGTTGCTTTATGCTCAGGGAAGTAAATTTTTTATCTGCCTATGCTGTCTTATTGCCCGCCAGCTGCTCCAAACGCAGTGTGACACGCAAGTTGTTTCCTAGGCAATTTGAGTAGATCCCTTACTTTAGCCTTCTATTTttcaaagtcctttttttttttctttttttttttgccaatacATGTTTAATAAGAAAGACTAGAGCAAAGTGATATCAGAAATCTATGTGTAGCTTTTAACGTACAAGGTGCTTTGGGCatagaaaataaaacccattCAATTTTGTATTAAAGAAAGCACTTTCAGGAAAACACCCTGGCTTGCTCCGTGCCTGGCAGGGGGAAGGTTAATGAGTCCCACTTCGTTTATGTGAAATCCTTGCAGGGGGGCATGGAAGGGCTTGGAGAGGATGACTATGGGATGCTGCAGGGTCAGGAGGGCTTCGCAACCAAAGGATTGTCTGCCGAGTCCTCTTGAGCTCAGGGCTCCCTTTTCTCCAGCTGGTTCTGTCTGAACCCATGCCCTTTCTTTACGCTGAGAGGTTTCTAATATATCACAGTTTTAATTCCAGGTGCCGTCAAACTTCTCTTCTGTCAGCATGAGCGGGCAGTGCCCGGGGAGGAGCCCTGATCTCCTCCGCAATACCCTTTTATTTCTGGCTATCAACCTTTCTATCAGACCTGCAGGGAAACGCATCACTATCCTCTACCATGTGGCGTGTTTGCTGCAAACCTTCTCATTAAGCTGGAGTGAGGGTGGGGGGCAATTACTGGGGCACCTTGGAGAGGCAGAAGTGGTTAGGGTGTTTTTGGCGAAGTTATTTCTAGTCAAACCACCCAAACCCTGATCAGGGCGGTTTCTCCTCTTGTAGACAACTGTAGACAATAACAGGTTTGTGTTGTACAGGATTTCACACGTGCtttatgaaggagaaaaaggTTAGAAGGTCAAGTGATACGTGAAGTTAAAAGTTTTACAGAACGGAAAAGAGGAAAACAACGCTTTTAGCAGAGCTCGCGCTAAATTATGTTCAATCCAGGGAGTGGAGGGCAGGTGCTTCTGAGACCTGTGCTAAAGAAATCGCATGAAACTTCAGTGATGCTGCTTTCGGAGCTGTGAAAGAGGAGGGGAGGTTTGGCACAAGCTCTCCCCTCGTTTGTaatgatgctgggggggggggtttggacCCGATTGGGATGGGCCTGGGAGGGGTTGACCTCTGAAAGGGTCAGGAAAGAAGCTGATGTTCCTCAGAGCTCCCCTACAACAGAAGAGCAACATTTGTGCTGCTCTTTAccctgaaaactgtttttccGGAAGAGTCAAATCTCTTAATACAATTAGCTGGTGATGCCTTTGGCTGGAATAAAGCTTGAGCTCCAATTTCTCTCTTTTCACCTCATATCAACAGGAAGCAGCACCCTCCAAGGCTGTGCCCCGCGTGGTTAGAGATTCCTGGGTGTCCCAAAGACCTTCAAGCCATGCTGGTGTTGGAAAGGCATCATTAACACCACAGCCCAAGTTTTGGGGCAGGAGGGGTAGCTCCTTTCCCTGTGATGCCACCTGTGCTTCCAAGAAGGATAAATCCTTGGGGAGTTTGCATGCGAAGCAGCTAAAATGGGTGTTCATTTGGGCTGGCTTCCCAAGGTGGATTTACCATGGAGGTAAGGTGTGTGATGTGGCGAAGGAAGGAACAAGTCTGCAGCACTTTGCTTACTTGGCAAACACACTCCGCGGATGTCCACAGATCTTTGAGGTGTATTTGCTGAAGGAGCTCTGTTTTCTCAACTCACTGGTGGAAAAATGTGTTGGAGCACCGGGCAAACCAGCTTCTCTGGATAGGCACAGTGTGTATTCAAGCTTAGGCTGCTGGTAAAATGCTCTCTGGTTGTTTCCTTTAAGCAGTTTGATTGCCTAAATTTATCCACATCTGTCCAGTTCacctttcttcctgtttcttgGGCAAAAAGATATTCTAAGCACGCTGGTCAGTGTGTTCACACGAGGGGCAGGCGTGGTTCCCTGGGCTGTGGACCGCAGAGCTGGGGTGGGTTTGGAGGAGCGATGTGCAGCGGGATGAAGCTGGAGGTGGCACCTGGCTCACGGCAGCTCAGGGACTTTGACGTGGTCATTTGGAACAAgatttgtgcaaaaaaaaaaaaaaaaaaaaaaaagggtgtggaAAATCTAAGTGTCTATGGTTGcacaaagcctttaaaaataatttagtagCTGTTATTACCACCATGGTGATGTCGGAAGAGTTACAACTCAGGTCATGCTTCAGTTTCTCCTGGTGTATTTTAATGTGTAAAACTTCAGGTAAACCAACCTCAACTaaaattcttttctttgaaaatataacTAGAAAACTGGTGCTTCCTCAGACAGCCCGAAGACCTTTTGGATCTGGGAAATGGCTCAGCTCCTTGGTTAATGGggaggaaaagaagcagcagatgaaGGAGGCACCGGGAAGGAAGGGGCATTGTCGGCAGCTGAGGGGGTGGGATGAGCCAGGCACTAAGGGCAGGGACTGGTGCTGAGCTGATGCTGGGTGTCAGGACTTGGGGGTATTTAAGGCTCAAGGGGGTGGGAGTTAGGTCAGAGTGGTCAGGTTTCTCAACAAAACAATAAAGCAGGCCGTTACTCTTTATTTCTGCGCGACTGTTTCTGCTCAGCAGGGAAGAACAGAAGTGTAGTTTAGCGCCGATGAAGGAGGGGAAGAGCTGCACTAAAGGTTTTAACGTGAGAAGGTTTATACGTGGGTTTGGGAGAGCCGGAATGGATGGGGCTTGCTTTGGAAGGttagaattaaaaacaaatgcctGGTTAGTGCCTGCACTCTGCGCGACCGTGGGACCCAGAGGCTTCCTGTGGTCATTGCCTTCCCAACTCGCCtcctttgccttttcttcctgctgtttccttctttcttgtgCCTGCTGAGAGCTGAGGGCGGTTTTTACACCGAGCTTCAGGCTTACCTCCCGTTTCTTGCCTCATTCATACACAAAGCACGATGCCTAAACTTCCACAGGGCTGGAGCCCATTACACAGAGAGTTTTATCACTACATCTATGTCATTATCAGGAATTAAGCTAATTggaataaaatgctttattttcttacGTTGCCTAGGCATTTGAGCAAGTTAAATATCTTTCTTTGCAACCTCCTTCACTGCTAATTCATTGTGACATTAAGAAGTGTAATACATCAGCTTTTCTCTAGTACATGTTTCCACTTTTTTACATGTTAATGAGCATATTTAACATATTTCTTCAGAGGTAATTGGATTCTAAGTCTCCCTGTGGTAAAGCACTGAAAGCCAGCTAGAAATGCCTTTAATATCTAAAAGACTCTTTCTGCATTTGAATAATCCCACAATTAAAATTAGGAATTAATCTCTTGTTTGAAACAAGGCTTTTGTGGATACTTTCCTGGTATGGAGACAGTTTTAATACATATGTTAACTAAACTTACGGAGAAGTTAATTAAACCCTTCCTTTGCATTTGTTCCCCAGAACTCACAAAGGGGCACAGGTATCTCAGATTATCTTGTTCCTCTCCCCCATTGATCCTCTTCGTGAAGACTCGATTATTCTGTGCTTCATCTGCTCATAATTTTTTCCAGCTGACTGTTTTAGTTCGAAACATAGAAGCTATTGAGTAAATTatttggttgttttattttttttttttttctgaaggtgcGGGGAAACTCACAAGTTTACTTAGCTCTAGGtctggaaaaggaagggaaatgaTGTAGCTGGTCAGCGCATAGAGAGCACGaatgaaattcttcattttaagCAAATCTTTAGGAATTAGAGACTAAGAATAAACCTAACGTGGAAATAGGTCGGGGAGGAAGGTGAGATGAGATTACCCCACATTTACTGCTATGAAGAATTATTTTACCTCTCTCCAAAGGCACCTGCTTTGCGCTGTAAGGGGGAGGACCCCGGTGAGGCAGCGCGCTGCACGGCAGCCCTTCAGCCCAGATGTTTGGGAATGCTCTTAACTGACAGATGATCAAGACAAAATTAGTCACTCAGCTACTACTCGTTATCTCCAGCCCAGAAGACTCCGAGTCCTGCTTTTTATCTGTCATCAGAAAACAAGCTTTGCCACTGCCTGCATGTTCTTTGCCTTTCATCTTCTCCAGGCTCCAGCGGGTTAcggcctcctgcctccccaggTCATGGGCCGCCAGAGGACGCTGCGTGTGTGCATGCACGGTCACACGCGTGCACGCTTGCTGTGGGTGCCCAGGCCAAGTGTGTGCATGCACAGACACAACCTGTACACGTTTGGTGTGGGCAGCTGGGACGCCATCCCTCCCATCAGCTGCCCGCACCCAGACATCGCTCAGACGCGCTCCCTGAGCCAGCCACGGGGTTTAGCGTTGGAAAATCAGCCTCTGGGTAGAGCTCTGACCGTGAACCAGCTTTTTGTGGTGAAGCAGCTCAGCTGTCAACTCTTTGATTTTCTTCCCCCACTGTATTATCCTGAGCTCAAAGCCATCGCTCCTGCCATGCGGGGACCTGGGCTGGGGATGGAGTCAGCGGCCGTTCGCTCCTGCCACGCGTGTGACCGTGGAGCCTCCTGCCTTCTCCCGGGGCTGTCAGCGGAGGAGATGGGCTGGGATGGGGCAATCGGCTCAGCTGTGGTCTCTGCTACTTTGCTCCACTTGAAAGCTGAGGATTTAGTGGAGACCTGAGTCACTTCTTGTGGCCGTGGTGGAAATGAGTCACGGGCTGCGTTCATTTTGGCTGCTTCCCTTGGTGGTGTGGACAATTTTGGTACCTTTGCCCGTTAGCTTCCTCACTGCCCAGCACATCTGTGGGAAAACTTCAGTTCCTTTTGCTGGCTTGTTTTTGGAGGAAGCTGCGATTTTGGGCAATGGCTTAAAGGCTCAAGTTTAGTGTCTTTGGTTGGGGTGGAAATCTGCTTTCCGCTGTCCTGAAGAGCCGCTCTGGCCACCAAGGAGTGACCGCAGGGGCATCGAGAGCACGTGGAGAGGAAGCAACAAGAAGTGCTCAGG
The nucleotide sequence above comes from Athene noctua chromosome 29, bAthNoc1.hap1.1, whole genome shotgun sequence. Encoded proteins:
- the LOC141971550 gene encoding uncharacterized protein LOC141971550, which translates into the protein MAESCPAPDCAPEAQRSYSSPRRPQVCREMAQFQENINGIVAAFYVCARSDGNCSPLSREELRQLIEQEFADAIENPQDPKTIKKVLCFLDDDSNCRVDFSELLSLVFRMAKACYKPLQQHQAPEDGQEPRTREKAGGEQLPGPRAAGRVSSNQQVPEQGANNQVQDTETQDQDNHQTREGETPEQDQDNHQTREGETPEQNQDNSQTQEGETSKLDQDNHQTHEGETSKLDQDNHQTQEGETSKLDQDNYQDDGTEASEGDPERDEILDTATSEQNRNTHKAEETETPKQDPKTHEAQETEAPGQGSNHHQSPETESAQQDLSCPSETQEKDPNNKSQVCEAPQQDPNPGKTQKLLRPQRGANTPRDLKPWGTCHDPACHQLPKPKVLELEHSGAEAPSCPAQQQQEAHHQNQPPVEQQLLQPLYQWPPQQ